The region CGAGCTTCTACAGCTGGAGTAGAAAAGAGGCCAAGAGGGGCAGGCGGAAGGATGGGTTGGACAGGACCTTGGGGGAAGGAAGGTGggttttttgcatttgaaagtgCTCTAGCACCTCTGCTCCATGCAGGTCGGATGCTGTGGCACGTGCGTTTGGAGTATTGCTGCTTGGAGAAGAGTCCCTGGGCTCTAGGAGCATGGGAGGTGTTGCTTGAGGATCTGTCTCGTCTGGGGGGCTATTCTGTCGGGGAAGCGGATTTTGAACTCCACGATCAAGTCTCCTCGCTGGGTGGGGGCCTTGGGGAAGGGCAGCCCTTCCCCGCGCAGTCTCTTCACTGTGCCCGGCTTGATGATGTCGTTGCAGGGCAGCGGGATCACCCGCCCGTCGATGGTGGGAATGTTCACGGTGCAGCCACACAAGGCCTGcgagggagagagcagagggcGACGCCGTGAGCCGGGCTGCCTGCCCTCCCAGTCCCTcagccccgccgctccccgcagAAACCCTGGAGTAGTGATGCTGGCCTTGTCTGCGTGGGGCATTGCCAGCTACAGCTCCCAAGGATTTATCAAGAGCGCCCTGAGCACCCTGGCACGGCAGGAGTCCCGGTGGGCACATCCATCTCAGTCCTGCAGGGTTTGCCCTTCTCCTTTCCCGGCACTCCCAAACTCCCGGCAGGTTCTCCGAGCTGGCTAAAGATGAGGGACAAGTCATATTTACCTCTCAGAAATCACACCTGAACCAAAGTAGCCTGGTCCACTGTGACCTCCCAAAGCCTCCTGCCTGCCCACGGCCATGGCAGTGCAGAGCTACCGCAGGCCCGACCGCAACCACAGAGGGAACCTGGGTGCTCTGAGCCACCACCCTGAACCTGGCAGATGCTGTGGCTCACCCCGGGGTGCATCACGGTGGTGGTCACCCGGCACGGCGCTGCCAGAGTGGGACAGTCTGGGAAGAGCCTCCGGCTAgtctgggctgcagcagagctccgGGATGGGGACATCCTGGTGCCCATGCTGCCGAGCAGTGGAAAATGTGCAGCATCCCTGTGTCGGGCAGTCCCTGGATTATGCTACCTGTCTCTGATCTCACGTCCGGCTCGatggacacagccctgagctGTGCACGGGGTTAGCTCATCCTCACTGGTGCAAGCCTGAGTCTCCACTGGTCCTGACCTCCTCATATTGGGTGCTGCGAGGTGCCAAGAGCTGTGCAGGAGAGGGGAACCCCAGCCCTGTCGGGGAGAAGGATCCTCACACCCATCTACCGCGCTTCCCAGGAGTCACTCGCAGCAATAGGGCAGGTTAAATTTAGCCTCCTCCCGGCCTGGCCACCCaatcttgggggggggggggaaaccaGAAATCCAGCTGAGATCATCGCATGCCTCTGCAGCTCATCAGCTGTCGCCCTTCGCAGCTCGGCAACTCTGCCTGGCGCTGGGGGTTATCTATAGCACAGGCTGTGACTCCCCTGCCAACAGCCTCCAAAAGGTTGTGCTGGCGCGGGCCAGCGGTGCAGCTGCGGCACGGCACCGCGGTTTCCTGGAAGTCAGGGCTCTGGAGGGCCTGTTCCCTGCCGCAGGTCCCCACGCAGGCGGAGGGTCAAGTTACAGCATCACACCACTGCCCACCGGCTATTTTTACCTGCTGGCAGCGCAAGAAGGAAGCTGCGGCGAGACAACCCGCCGCGAACTGAACCGCGGTGTGCAGGGCTCCCAGGCACCTGCCCTGCCTCCCCGCGCTCTTCTGGGGCCGGGGGCTGCTGAGCGCATTCCCCCGGAGACGGGAGGGGGACTGACCCAAGAGCTGACTGCCTGGGCTGCCAGCCCTATAGCTCGTCCTCGCGGCCAGGCACTGCCTCCTGCGGAAGCCAGCAGCGGCCGGGGAAGCGGGTGCTGCTCGGCAGCCGCAAGCCGGCCTGCATTAGCGAGCCACGTGACCTGGGAATGCAGCAAGAAAATCCTTGTGTCCTTAAATAACTCAGACAGCTCTGCCATACACGTGGGCACGACCGTCTCCAGGCTTTCAGCAAGGGAGGAAGGCTGCTGCTAAGAAGAGGACTGCGGAGCGATACTTCTGGAAGGGGCGGGTTTGCTGGGGATAAAGCCTCCAGGTGCTAGCGGTTGAGCTGCCAGGGACAGGGTTGGTCCCGTGCGCTGCACAAAAAGCACATGCCCTTCTCAGCTGGGTCCCAGGGTACAGCCCCCCGTGTCCCCCAGAGATGCTCTGCAAAGGAAAGGGGCGAGGATGCGATTTGCTGTTCTGGGGGTGCCCACTGGCATGTACCATGGAAGGCTGCACAAGTCCAGGGGTGCCGAAGAAAAGACATATCTGGCTACAAAATgggaagcagaaagggaaagcagGGATGGGGGGGCAAGCACAGCAGATGATAGACCTCAGGTTTCCAGCCAAGAGGGCCAAAGTAGCAGTGTCCTTTTATGTGTAGCAGAAAAGCCAGAGGCAAACTGAGGTGCTGCTTTTGCTATGGAGGATATAGGTCACTCTCAGGGCAGCCGTCCTCTGCCATGCAGCATGCTTCCGCAATGCGATGGCACATCGGACTTGGGGAATGCAGTGGGCACCTGCCCGCACGCTCTCCTCTGCTCGGCTCTCACAGCAACGCGGCCAGCGGGAAGCTGGGCATGTAGCTCAGCTTCCAGAACGAGCTTTCGAGAGCAAAATAGGCCAGCAGAAGTGTAGCTAACCAGGATGTTTGCACCCAGTCCCAAGGGACAGGGCTGGAAATGGCAAGGCAGTTTGCCATGCTCACGCTCATGGAGCGGGCGTCACACGTCAGCACTGTGTTCGccctgaaaagcagagcaatgTGAGTAGAAACAGGCAGCAACAGTGAAAGACAGATCTTAATGTTTCCTTCCTAGAGCCAAGATGCACCAATTAAAGGCAATTTCTCCTCCACAGtatgttcttgtttttaatttttcttgccCAACTTCACTGGCATTTAAGAAAACGGTTGTTGAAACGATACCAGTGACCGCAAGCAGGAGCGTGGAACACTGCGATACGCCAGCGCACAGCGCTCCACCGTAATGCGGGGAGCTGCTCTGCATCCTAGAAAGAGGCTCCACTTATCCCTAGGTATTAAATCCAAGTGGGCTTGATATAGCTAAACCCTGCGCTGAGCTATGAGTGCAGAAATTTAGGTCAGCAGTGGGCCCTCCTCTGCTTGCAGTGAAGCCACGGGAGGATTTTGCCACTGGCTGCAGGGCAACCCAAGAACGTTTCAGCAAGGCTGGAGTACAGATACTTCAAGGAAGGAGACGCCAGGTAAAGGATGCAAAACAGGCAGCTCCCAAGGACAAGTGTTACACGCGCAGCTGAGTGTCTATAACATCTCCATAAAGGTCTCTTCCGGGAGCGTTGCCTGAAGATCTGCCTCCCAGGAGACACAGGCTTTTGCAGCTGTTGGCATAGCAGTGTCACTCCTCCTTCCCTCAGCTCCCACTACGACTCGTGCCTGCAATTCTGCGAATGGACATTTCCCTGCAGCCCACGAGTCTCTGGGGAAGCCCTCTTCCACCTCGGGTTTTTACAGCAGTAAGTCGGCAGCTCCCACTGGGCAGCAACCACCCCACAGTGCCCTGGCCAGGGAGACGTGGTGCCAAATGGGATGAGCATGCAAGCTCTGGAAGTGCTTGAGCTCAGAGACTGCAAGAGTTGCACTTTGGCCCAGCTTGTCCTTTGGGATATCCTTGTCTTCATTTCTAGCTTGACCAAAGCATCGTTTGAGGCAACCTAGGTTTAAAAGTTTATGTCTGTTGGGTTTTATAGGTTAAACGACTGCTGGAAGACCATTGCCTTCCCAGGCTGTGCTCTGGAGGGGACTATTGGatcaaagaggaggaggatggccTCCAGGTTCCCTGCAGGAGCACTGGAGCTGGGCAGATTTCTATCAGAGAGTGGACAGGAGTCCATGTTCAGCATTGCCTGCTCCTGCTCAGGTTCAAGAAGGTGCCCGTAAGGAAGCACTACCAAATGGACGCTGCACTGCCAGGTGCTCCAGTCACCCCCGTCCTGCTGCCGGGCACTGACTGctccctgcctgagcagggccATAGCAGGGAGAGTTGCTACCCTTGGCAGCAGGGTGCTGGCAAGGGGTCTCCACCAGAACTGTGAGTCAGATCACAGCATTGAAAGCCTCCTAGATCTGTCTGTTCGCACCACACTGCTGCTCTCTCGTAGCAGCTGAAAAGATGAAAGCTAAAGCTAAAAAAGACAGATTTGCAAGGAAGAACAGTGCAAGGAGAGCACTCAAGGCTACAGTTGTAGGCTAGGTGATGAAGATGTCTGTGATTTATTCCGTCACATACCGAGATCGTGGCATATGGAGTTGGGGAGATCCTGGCATCTGCTCATGCTTCAGAGCACTTAAGCTACTTCTTCTCAAGGAAGATAAAAGTAGCAAAGCATTATCCTGCCCTGGCAAGCAAAAGGATGGGGATGGCAGCCAGGCCAGCAGCTCTCTGAGGATCTCCAGTGAGTTCAGTTTGCAGTGAGGACGTGCAGAGAACAGGAACTTCAGCTCAAAGAGATCAGGAATTTGCCTGGACCAGCAGTTTCCACTAGCCTCTCTTTGTGACTGCATCAGGCAAACCAAATGCCAACACATGCCTTGTTTATGGGCAGCTGGGCAGAGATCACAAGTGTCCTGTGGGTAAGACACAGCTGGGGAACTACTTGGTatggcagagcagcagcaccagtggccactTGTGGCCCCAGCACCAGCAGTTTTAGTAGCTCTCTGCAATAGCACATGGGGCAGGAATAATTTTCTCAGGACTGATGCTCAAAGGGGAACTCCGAGAGTCCTTCCTAGTCCAGGTCTCTGCTCAGGCAGCAAATGAACCTGGACTAACATGGACTGGTCATCAGGACAGCCAGCTTGGGGTTAATTTTACAGATATAGGAATGCACAGAAGGAAACATTTGAGATATGGCATGCATGACTCCATAAATAATGCAGCCTCTCCCAAGTATTTCTGGAGCAGCCAGCAGACCCAGCCACCACAGGAATAAACCTCTTGAATCCCTTTGCACTGTGAAGGAAATTCAATTCTCAGGTCTACAGGTTAACTTGAGATGAGTTTGCTTTTGCTTAGGTTTTGCATCCAGCTCTTCCTGACCCATATGGTTTCCCCTTGCCCCCAGGACACCTAACCATAGCCCCGGCAAAGGCTTAGAGTCACTGCAAAGCTCTTCTGACTTGCTGGCACAATAAAGAGCTTACGGTTCCCTACCCCAGGTCTGGCTCATTGAGCTGATTTCTATTAAACGCATCTGAGAGCATAAATCtgtctttgcaaaaaaaaatcaactcatTAAGAAGACAGACAGTGTCTACAGTCTGAAAGGAACAGCAAATGGCAGCTGCCAAAAATGTCAGTGTTAAATGCAGCTGCCAGCTGGCATTTATTAAAAGGTAGTTAGACAGCAGCAATGAACGGCACATCTTGTACTTGGGTaatctccccttcctctcccacctTCGCACAGTTTGTGGCTCTGATGCATCAAGTACCATTGTGACCTCCAGGACTGACAGCCTGAGTGTGTTGGATTTTTGCTCACAGTCAGGCtttcctgaatattttatttattgcccTCTATCTAGAAAAGCCATaaccaaagaaaacagctgtttttgGCTAAAGTGGTGTCTAGGCAAACACTAGGTTCAACCTTTGTCTGTGTGACCCTGCTTTCTGTCCATGTGGGGAGGTACTAGGCACTACCAGGAAATTATCAACAGCAGACTGAGCTACGTGAGCAGCTAGGGACAAAACACAAGcaaacttgtttttctcttgtttctaCAGAAGATCTGGGCTGTCTTCCATATGTGAATACCCGATGTTGAAATAGAAGGACAGAACATATGGAGAAGGGGGGAAATGGTTAAATACCACATTTATTTCCTCAATGAGCAAGGCATATTCAACAGGGACTGCAGTATCCCATGTCCTACACCCAGCAGGAAGGTTGAGCAGCTCTCCAAAGCAGAGCACAAGCTGGTCTCTACAgctcctctctgcagagctctttCCTTGTCTCTCTCATGCTTTTCCTTACCGGCTTGGTACAAGGACTGACTCCCATCTTGGCTCCATGTGCAATGACCCAGTGCCACCTCCCACCCCACAGGATTTCCCACCGACACCCACCTCTTTAAGACTGATGTTTGCAGTGTAGACCACATTCGTCCCATCTCTCTTGAAGTGTGAGTGAGGCTTGTCCTTGAGGATGAAGACAATGTCAGCAGGGATGTTGTCCGGGGTGGCATCCCCTTCCTTGGGGAACGTGATTTTGGTTCCTTCTTTCCACCCCCGTTTGATGACAATGTTTAGGATCTTATCCTCTGTCCGCATGGTCCGGCCATCAGCGTTGAGCCTCCTGCGAGTGATCTTCATCCTCTTGGTTGAGCCATGGTAGATCTCTTCCAGGGACACTTTGAGCTCATGGATGACAGGCGGGTCTTGGACCTTCCTCCGTGTGTGCAGAGACTCCTGGTGCCGCCGGTGAACCCCGTTAATGCCATTGAAACCAAACCGGCCAAAGGCAC is a window of Rhea pennata isolate bPtePen1 chromosome Z, bPtePen1.pri, whole genome shotgun sequence DNA encoding:
- the DNAJB5 gene encoding dnaJ homolog subfamily B member 5 isoform X3 produces the protein MGKDYYKILGIQSGANEDEIKKAYRKMALKYHPDKNKDPNAEEKFKEIAEAYDVLSDPKKRAVYDQYGEEGLKTGGGSSGGSGNTFHYTFHGDPHATFASFFGGSNPFDIFFASSRSRMFNGFDQEDMDIDDDDDPFSAFGRFGFNGINGVHRRHQESLHTRRKVQDPPVIHELKVSLEEIYHGSTKRMKITRRRLNADGRTMRTEDKILNIVIKRGWKEGTKITFPKEGDATPDNIPADIVFILKDKPHSHFKRDGTNVVYTANISLKEALCGCTVNIPTIDGRVIPLPCNDIIKPGTVKRLRGEGLPFPKAPTQRGDLIVEFKIRFPDRIAPQTRQILKQHLPCS
- the DNAJB5 gene encoding dnaJ homolog subfamily B member 5 isoform X1, whose translation is MPAILLFWSRAERNKYSAPGTVAVMGKDYYKILGIQSGANEDEIKKAYRKMALKYHPDKNKDPNAEEKFKEIAEAYDVLSDPKKRAVYDQYGEEGLKTGGGSSGGSGNTFHYTFHGDPHATFASFFGGSNPFDIFFASSRSRMFNGFDQEDMDIDDDDDPFSAFGRFGFNGINGVHRRHQESLHTRRKVQDPPVIHELKVSLEEIYHGSTKRMKITRRRLNADGRTMRTEDKILNIVIKRGWKEGTKITFPKEGDATPDNIPADIVFILKDKPHSHFKRDGTNVVYTANISLKEALCGCTVNIPTIDGRVIPLPCNDIIKPGTVKRLRGEGLPFPKAPTQRGDLIVEFKIRFPDRIAPQTRQILKQHLPCS
- the DNAJB5 gene encoding dnaJ homolog subfamily B member 5 isoform X2, whose amino-acid sequence is MTAPQNKYSAPGTVAVMGKDYYKILGIQSGANEDEIKKAYRKMALKYHPDKNKDPNAEEKFKEIAEAYDVLSDPKKRAVYDQYGEEGLKTGGGSSGGSGNTFHYTFHGDPHATFASFFGGSNPFDIFFASSRSRMFNGFDQEDMDIDDDDDPFSAFGRFGFNGINGVHRRHQESLHTRRKVQDPPVIHELKVSLEEIYHGSTKRMKITRRRLNADGRTMRTEDKILNIVIKRGWKEGTKITFPKEGDATPDNIPADIVFILKDKPHSHFKRDGTNVVYTANISLKEALCGCTVNIPTIDGRVIPLPCNDIIKPGTVKRLRGEGLPFPKAPTQRGDLIVEFKIRFPDRIAPQTRQILKQHLPCS
- the DNAJB5 gene encoding dnaJ homolog subfamily B member 5 isoform X5, with the translated sequence MFKIKLEPLKMSAWTLNMFLKFRNKYSAPGTVAVMGKDYYKILGIQSGANEDEIKKAYRKMALKYHPDKNKDPNAEEKFKEIAEAYDVLSDPKKRAVYDQYGEEGLKTGGGSSGGSGNTFHYTFHGDPHATFASFFGGSNPFDIFFASSRSRMFNGFDQEDMDIDDDDDPFSAFGRFGFNGINGVHRRHQESLHTRRKVQDPPVIHELKVSLEEIYHGSTKRMKITRRRLNADGRTMRTEDKILNIVIKRGWKEGTKITFPKEGDATPDNIPADIVFILKDKPHSHFKRDGTNVVYTANISLKEALCGCTVNIPTIDGRVIPLPCNDIIKPGTVKRLRGEGLPFPKAPTQRGDLIVEFKIRFPDRIAPQTRQILKQHLPCS